The following proteins come from a genomic window of Melospiza georgiana isolate bMelGeo1 chromosome 3, bMelGeo1.pri, whole genome shotgun sequence:
- the LOC131081429 gene encoding WD repeat and coiled-coil-containing protein, translating into MELGKAKLLRTGLNALHQAIHPVHGLAWTDGKQVILTALHLHNGEPTFGDSSVVGQFEHVHGLYWGPCPAEAPALLAVQHKKHVTIWQLCFNGADRNKLLVSQVCDISEPYPVLPQGCVWHPSKEVLAVLTTRDASVLPSVHLDSSRINADIKGSGLIHCACWTKEGNRLVVGVGSALHSYIWDDAQKTLSACSFCPIFDVGGYICAVEATQNLQVAVATELPLDKICGLNAGVAFEVPSSVETESFPSQSSLCGEEEYSLDGGKKSLESEKPLSVVTSPVDLTHILSSKQSADSSPLLHLRPKDYLTGSGQDSSHLILVTFERKVTTTKKVSIPGILVPDIMAFDSKTQTVSVASNTCNVILVYSLTSSNLPNIQQIQLEKSEKPKGLCFLTNKLLLILVGRQKFSDPAFLPSSRSDKYMIRLMIKELILETCPSKAVSADGSSSVNLSSVTHDPSRDVHPLSRGLLIPDRSALQSPTSRRKLIEEIKSPAYEQNLVLNISDFKEKKISMNFPPAVETLDAEPVNRSVALSNASNRPTSPKRQHEAASKISNSYKNNLFSEKEASYFLRNVEKLSGNFTELQHHLSELTELLKSGKRNLPVYPSSQEPSFIKITCQRQLSKSDADESRAVLLCGGKLRLSIVQQIFNLSLVEMQHGSSWIVLTADSEGFVPLMFTSTQEILIRDATAKGYSARSSKTLDIISSTQGCRSTSSESLDITSSLEVLRDCSSKTLDSISPSEQPSNKM; encoded by the exons atggagctgggaaaggcGAAGCTCCTGCGCACCGGCCTCAACGCCTTGCACCAGGCCATCCACCCGGTGCACGGGCTGGCCTGGACGGACGGCAAGCAGGTGATCCTGACCGCGCTGCACCTGCACAACGGGGAGCCCACCTTCGGCGACTCCAGCGTGGTGGGGCAGTTTGAGCACGTGCACGGGCTCTACTGGGGCCCCTGTCCCGCCGAGGCGCCGGCCCTGCTGGCCGTGCAGCACAAGAAGCACGTCACcatctggcagctctgcttcaACGGCGCCGACAGGAACAAGCTCCTGGTTTCCCAGGTGTGTGACATCAGCGAGCCCTACCCCGTGCTCCCCCAGGGCTGCGTGTGGCATCCCAGCAAGGAGGTCTTGGCCGTGCTGACCACCCGGGACGCCTCCGTCCTGCCCTCTGTCCACCTCGACAGCTCCAGGATTAACGCGGACATCAAAGGCAGCGGGCTCATCCACTGTGCCTGTTGGACCAAGGAAGGCAACCGCCTGGTTGTGGGGGTGGGCAGTGCCCTCCATTCCTACATTTGGGACGATGCTCAGAAAACACTCAGCGCTTGCTCTTTTTGCCCAATCTTTGATGTGGGAGGCTACATCTGCGCCGTGGAAGCCACGCAGAATTTACAAGTCGCTGTTGCCACCGAGCTCCCTCTGGACAAGATCTGTGGCTTAAATGCTGGTGTTGCCTTCGAAGTTCCATCAAGCGTTGAAACCGAGTCCTTCCCCTCGCAGTCCAGCTTGTGTGGGGAGGAAGAATATTCTTTGGATGGGGGGAAGAAGTCACTGGAGTCTGAGAAGCCCTTGTCTGTAGTTACATCTCCTGTGGATCTAACTCACATACTTTCTAGCAAGCAGAGTGCTGATTCCAGCCCTCTCCTTCACCTGAGGCCCAAGGATTACCTGACGGGAAGTGGCCAGGATTCCTCGCACCTCATCTTGGTGACTTTTGAAAGAAAGGTTACCACTACTAAAAAAGTGAGCATCCCAGGCATTCTTGTTCCTGATATAATGGCTTTTGACTCCAAAACTCAAACTGTATCTGTTGCCTCCAATACTTGTAATGTTATTTTAGTCTATTCACTGACTTCATCCAATTTACCCAATATTCAACAAATTCAGCTAGAGAAAAGTGAGAAGCCGAAGGGGTTATGCTTCTTGACCAATAAATTGTTACTGATACTGGTTGGAAGACAAAAATTCTCTGAccctgcttttcttccttcctcaaGATCAGACAAATACATGATCCGATTGATGATTAAAGAACTGATACTTGAAACGTGTCCTTCAAAGGCTGTGTCAGCTGATGGCAGCTCCAGTGTGAACCTTTCCAGTGTTACTCATGATCCCTCTAGGGATGTCCACCCACTCAGCCGTGGGCTCCTGATTCCAGATCGCTCTGCCCTCCAGTCCCCCACAAGCCGAAGGAAGCTCATTGAAGAAATCAAGAGTCCTGCTTATGAGCAAAACTTAGTGTTGAACATCAGTGacttcaaagagaaaaagatttCCATGAATTTTCCTCCAGCTGTTGAGACTCTGGATGCTGAGCCAGTTAATCGGAGCGTGGCACTGTCTAATGCTTCAAACAGGCCAACGTCCCCAAAAAGGCAGCATGAGGCAGCTTCCAAAATATCCAATTCTTACAAGAATAACCTGTTCAGTGAGAAGGAGGCGAGTTACTTTTTgagaaatgtggaaaaattGTCTGGTAACTTCACAGAATTGCAGCACCATCTTTCTGAATTAACTGAGCTGCTAAAATCTGGGAAGAGAAATCTTCCAGTGTACCCATCTTCTCAGGAGCCATCATTTATTAAAATCACCTGCCAG AGGCAGCTTTCCAAAAGTGATGCAGATGAAAGTCGGGCTGTTCTCCTCTGTGGTGGTAAACTCCGCCTAAGCATCGTGCAGCAGATATTCAACCTCTCCCTTGTAGAAATGCAGCACG GTTCCTCTTGGATCGTCCTCACAGCAGACAGCGAGGGCTTCGTCCCGTTAATGTTCACATCCACACAGGAGATCCTCATCAGAGATGCCACTGCAAAAGGCTACAGTGCCCGCTCCTCCAAAACTCTGGACATCATCAGTTCCACACAGGGGTGTAGATCCACTTCTTCTGAAAGCCTGGACATCACCAGTTCTCTGGAAGTACTGAGGGACTGCTCCTCCAAGACCTTGGACAGCATCAGCCCTTCAGAACAGCCCAGCAATAAAATGTAG